The following are encoded in a window of Deferribacterota bacterium genomic DNA:
- the cbiE gene encoding precorrin-6y C5,15-methyltransferase (decarboxylating) subunit CbiE: MEKTHRSKINIISVGPGNKKYLTLEALNKIECSNLIIGPSRFMSFAPNKYYIVPTNLVEDTINIIAKYRKNEVSVLVSGDAGFYSISRFIVDRFGKDNVEVIPGISIVQAFSAYLRCNWSDMNFFSFHGKDDIDIILKDYIGEKLFILCDNINAIKSFLIKSKMLLSNFNIWVCQNFSLSDELIINLKDVNDLSNLKDDSLKIMVLIPKREDR, translated from the coding sequence TTGGAAAAAACACATAGATCAAAAATAAACATTATATCAGTTGGACCTGGTAATAAAAAATATTTAACCTTAGAGGCACTTAATAAGATAGAATGTTCTAATTTGATTATTGGTCCCTCACGTTTTATGAGTTTTGCGCCTAATAAGTATTATATAGTACCAACAAATCTAGTAGAGGATACAATCAATATTATTGCCAAATATAGAAAAAATGAAGTTAGTGTATTAGTTTCAGGGGATGCTGGTTTTTATAGTATTTCTAGGTTTATAGTTGATAGATTTGGCAAAGATAATGTAGAGGTAATCCCAGGAATTAGTATTGTTCAAGCCTTTTCTGCATATTTAAGATGTAATTGGAGTGATATGAACTTTTTCTCCTTTCATGGGAAGGATGATATAGATATAATACTAAAAGATTATATTGGAGAAAAGCTATTTATACTATGTGATAATATTAATGCTATAAAGAGTTTCTTAATAAAATCTAAGATGTTATTGTCAAATTTTAATATTTGGGTGTGTCAAAATTTTTCTTTGTCAGATGAATTAATTATTAATTTAAAAGATGTAAATGATTTATCAAATTTGAAGGATGACAGCCTAAAGATAATGGTGCTTATTCCGAAGAGAGAGGATAGATGA